Proteins from a single region of Sediminitomix flava:
- a CDS encoding CCA tRNA nucleotidyltransferase has translation MNFKDILNQDKVFNLIARSGDELDLPTYVVGGYVRDLILKRPSKDIDIVCIGSGIQLAEKVAQNSHKNTTVNTFKNFGTAMIRLDDWELEFVGARKESYRANSRKPIVENGTLEDDQNRRDFTINALAIQLNASNFGELVDPFGGVEDIKKKIIRTPLDPDITFSDDPLRMMRAIRFASQLNFDIEPDTFDAIIRNADRIKIVSKERIVDELNKIILSPIPSYGFNLLFHGQLLKHIFPEMVNLHGVERRDGKGHKDNFYHTLKVLDNISKASDDLWLRWAAILHDIAKPATKRFHPKIGWTFHGHEDKGARMVPRIFRNMKLPLNEKMKFVQKLVRLHLRPIALVKKDITDSAIRRLLYDAGDDVEALMTLCRADITSKDDRRVKRYLENFDLVEEKMAIVEEKDQLRNFQPIITGEIIMETFGIEPSKEVGDLKIRVREAILEGEITNTFEDAYPFLLKVGQEMELSVAKRFESLPTPPEESEETSAQKA, from the coding sequence ATGAACTTCAAAGATATATTAAATCAAGATAAGGTTTTTAATTTGATCGCCCGTAGTGGTGACGAGCTAGACTTACCCACATATGTGGTAGGTGGATATGTTAGAGACCTTATTTTGAAAAGACCTTCCAAAGATATCGATATTGTTTGCATAGGCAGTGGAATTCAACTTGCCGAGAAAGTTGCCCAAAACAGTCATAAAAATACTACGGTAAATACCTTTAAGAATTTTGGAACTGCCATGATCCGTTTGGATGATTGGGAGTTAGAGTTTGTAGGAGCAAGAAAAGAATCGTACAGAGCAAACTCTAGAAAGCCGATAGTAGAAAACGGTACTTTGGAGGACGATCAGAATAGAAGAGATTTTACGATAAACGCCTTGGCTATACAGCTCAATGCGTCAAATTTTGGAGAGCTAGTAGATCCTTTTGGTGGAGTAGAAGATATTAAGAAAAAAATCATTCGCACTCCATTAGACCCTGATATCACATTTTCAGATGATCCTTTGAGAATGATGCGAGCTATTCGCTTCGCTTCTCAATTGAATTTTGATATTGAGCCTGATACTTTTGATGCTATTATCAGAAATGCTGATCGAATTAAGATTGTATCAAAAGAACGAATTGTAGATGAACTGAATAAGATTATTCTTTCACCAATTCCTTCTTATGGTTTTAACCTTCTTTTCCATGGTCAACTCTTGAAGCATATTTTCCCTGAAATGGTAAATTTGCATGGAGTAGAGAGACGAGATGGAAAAGGGCATAAAGACAATTTTTACCATACACTTAAAGTATTAGACAATATCTCTAAGGCGAGTGATGATCTTTGGTTGCGTTGGGCTGCAATTCTTCATGATATTGCAAAACCTGCAACAAAGCGTTTTCATCCAAAAATAGGCTGGACATTCCATGGTCACGAAGATAAAGGTGCTCGAATGGTTCCTCGTATTTTCAGGAATATGAAGTTGCCGCTGAATGAAAAAATGAAATTCGTTCAGAAGTTAGTCCGTCTTCATCTTCGCCCTATTGCTTTAGTTAAAAAAGACATTACGGATTCAGCAATCAGAAGATTACTCTATGATGCAGGTGATGATGTCGAAGCACTGATGACTTTATGTCGTGCAGATATTACGTCTAAAGATGATAGGAGGGTAAAACGCTATTTGGAAAACTTTGACTTGGTTGAAGAGAAAATGGCGATAGTAGAAGAAAAAGATCAACTCAGAAACTTCCAACCGATCATCACAGGAGAAATTATCATGGAAACTTTTGGTATCGAGCCTTCAAAAGAGGTAGGAGACCTAAAAATTAGAGTCAGAGAAGCGATATTGGAAGGAGAGATTACAAATACTTTTGAGGATGCTTATCCATTCCTATTGAAGGTAGGGCAAGAGATGGAACTAAGCGTAGCTAAGAGGTTTGAAAGTTTACCAACTCCACCTGAAGAATCAGAAGAAACTTCAGCACAAAAAGCTTAA
- the hemE gene encoding uroporphyrinogen decarboxylase, which translates to MQLKNDLLLRAAKGEKTERVPVWMMRQAGRILPEYRAVRASVSGFIELAQTPELAAEVTIQPVDLLGVDAAIIFSDILVVPEAMGLPYEMVEKKGPLFPEVIKSANDVEKMRVPNPEEELGYVLDAIKITKKELAGRVPLIGFAGAPFTIFCYMVEGQGSKTFSKARKMMYQNPALAHALLEKITDTTIAYLKAQIAAGADLIQVFDSWAGILPPSQYNEFSLKYISKICDAIQEVPKTVFAKGAFFARAEMAKLDCQTIGLDWNMDIKESRSLIGDNKTLQGNLDPCLLYASDAEIERGTKEMLDAFGFHRHIANLGHGVYPDTDPEKVKVFINTVKEYSAKQ; encoded by the coding sequence ATGCAATTAAAAAATGATCTACTGCTAAGAGCAGCAAAAGGAGAAAAAACAGAGAGAGTTCCAGTATGGATGATGCGTCAAGCTGGACGAATTTTACCTGAATACAGAGCTGTAAGAGCAAGTGTGAGTGGGTTTATTGAGCTTGCTCAAACACCAGAACTTGCTGCGGAAGTGACTATTCAACCTGTAGATTTGCTAGGTGTAGATGCAGCGATCATTTTCTCAGATATTTTGGTAGTACCAGAGGCGATGGGCTTACCATATGAAATGGTTGAGAAAAAAGGCCCTCTTTTTCCTGAGGTCATTAAATCTGCAAATGATGTAGAGAAAATGCGTGTTCCAAACCCTGAAGAAGAGTTAGGCTACGTATTAGATGCGATCAAAATTACAAAAAAAGAGCTTGCTGGAAGAGTGCCATTAATTGGTTTTGCCGGTGCTCCGTTTACTATTTTCTGCTACATGGTAGAAGGTCAAGGGTCGAAAACCTTCTCAAAAGCAAGAAAAATGATGTATCAAAATCCAGCTTTAGCACATGCTTTGTTGGAAAAAATCACTGATACAACAATCGCATACTTGAAAGCTCAAATTGCAGCTGGTGCAGACCTAATTCAAGTATTTGATTCTTGGGCTGGTATTTTACCTCCATCTCAGTACAACGAATTCTCATTGAAATACATCTCGAAAATCTGTGATGCTATTCAAGAAGTTCCTAAAACTGTTTTCGCTAAAGGAGCATTCTTTGCAAGAGCTGAAATGGCGAAGCTTGATTGTCAAACAATCGGTTTGGATTGGAATATGGACATCAAAGAATCTCGTAGTTTAATTGGAGATAACAAAACACTTCAAGGGAATCTTGATCCTTGTTTACTTTATGCTTCTGATGCTGAAATTGAGCGAGGAACAAAAGAAATGCTAGATGCTTTCGGATTCCACAGACACATTGCCAATTTAGGTCATGGTGTATATCCTGATACAGATCCTGAGAAAGTAAAAGTATTTATAAATACAGTAAAAGAATATAGTGCAAAACAATAA
- a CDS encoding STAS/SEC14 domain-containing protein codes for MELLHKNAYWKIEWDADKKCMYNRWFPESFSMTDDEYREEVMLFSDLILEFEAEFSLSDSVDFLFTVSPETQKWVVDQQFTRALDSEDNEGLRKIAVVMSNDMFAQLSTEQIIDDDTVKAFETQFFNEQKDAEKWLFSQSN; via the coding sequence ATGGAATTATTACACAAGAATGCTTATTGGAAAATTGAATGGGATGCCGATAAGAAATGTATGTATAATCGTTGGTTTCCAGAATCTTTCAGCATGACTGACGATGAATACAGAGAAGAAGTGATGTTATTTTCAGATTTGATTTTAGAATTTGAAGCCGAATTTTCGCTATCAGACAGTGTGGATTTTTTATTTACAGTTAGCCCTGAAACACAAAAATGGGTGGTAGATCAGCAGTTTACAAGAGCTTTGGACTCTGAAGATAATGAAGGCTTAAGAAAAATCGCGGTAGTGATGAGTAATGATATGTTTGCCCAACTTTCTACGGAACAAATCATTGATGATGATACCGTAAAAGCATTTGAAACACAATTTTTCAATGAGCAAAAAGATGCTGAAAAGTGGTTGTTTTCTCAAAGTAATTAA
- the tsaB gene encoding tRNA (adenosine(37)-N6)-threonylcarbamoyltransferase complex dimerization subunit type 1 TsaB gives MILSIDTSTPICSVALHQTNGELLGVSELHIDKSHSASLAVLVDELVRNTGTTLQDLKAVAVSMGPGSYTGLRIGTATAKGYCYTLDIPMIAVSTLAAMAQNVKRFVMEGKALICPMLDARRMEVYTAFYNKDLEMVKEVHPKVIDETSFQEELADSPIYFFGNGAPKSVEVIQHENVRFVDGIYPSAKYIGELACQKFEKEEFVDVAYFEPFYLKEFRMSPSKKNPLGLNKKKA, from the coding sequence ATGATCTTAAGTATAGATACATCTACACCGATCTGTTCGGTAGCCTTACACCAAACAAATGGCGAACTTTTGGGCGTTTCAGAGCTTCACATTGACAAATCGCATTCAGCTTCTTTGGCTGTTTTGGTAGATGAGTTGGTGAGAAATACAGGAACGACTTTACAAGACCTGAAAGCAGTAGCTGTATCCATGGGACCGGGCTCTTATACAGGTTTGCGTATCGGGACGGCAACGGCTAAAGGATATTGTTATACATTGGATATTCCGATGATTGCGGTTAGTACTTTGGCTGCTATGGCACAAAATGTTAAACGTTTTGTGATGGAGGGCAAAGCATTGATTTGTCCGATGTTGGATGCAAGACGTATGGAAGTCTATACCGCTTTTTATAATAAAGATTTGGAGATGGTGAAAGAGGTACATCCGAAAGTGATCGATGAAACTTCTTTCCAAGAAGAACTAGCCGATTCTCCAATCTATTTCTTTGGGAATGGCGCTCCAAAGTCAGTGGAAGTGATTCAACACGAAAATGTGAGATTTGTAGATGGCATTTATCCGTCAGCAAAATACATTGGTGAGTTGGCTTGTCAGAAATTTGAGAAAGAAGAATTTGTGGATGTAGCTTACTTTGAGCCTTTCTATTTGAAAGAATTCCGAATGAGTCCTTCTAAGAAAAATCCTTTGGGGCTCAATAAAAAGAAGGCATAA
- the priA gene encoding replication restart helicase PriA: MQTAIGEIQTLFVDVLLPVPIPKYFRYRVPSDMVEMVQKGVRVMVEFGRRRILTGIIVESSEFPPSSYQAKYLLDILEETPSVNDKQLKFWKWMADYYLCHEGDVLQAALPSGLKLNSQSRIQVNPDFDEEDLADLSDKAVRLFRAVRHQQSIPYEQSADILEVKSPYPYIKEMIQAEAIIIYEEVKEKYKPKKVSKVRLNPTLLENASGLEEVFTSLAKKPKQEDILLKYLGLVPVYNDPNVNDAGVDKKKLLEEGKEMSPSSLKTLVKNGILEEFSEVVSRFDDAHFQLYQNMGHDFELSEAQQNAYSQILESFKTKDATVLHGVTGSGKTEIYIKLIQDVIEGGGQALFLLPEIALSTQMVVRLMKVFGDQLGVYHSRYSDNERVEVWRGVNEGRFSVIVGVRSSIFLPFEDLSLIIVDEEHETSYKQHEPAPRYHARDMALVLGRMHQAKVILGSATPSVESYYLAQKGQFGLVSLTERFGNATLPEIIIADLKKERKQKKLKGDFSSRLVDEVRSAIDKEEQVILFQNRRGYSPFVMCEECSWTPTCPSCAVSLTYHIYKNDLRCHYCGYREATPKTCVSCGSTKIKTVGTGTQKIEEEIQNFVPAARVQRMDQDTTRKKYGYQQIIEDFEQGHIDILVGTQMVSKGLDFDNVTLVGICNMDQMMFFPDFRAMERAFQMAVQVSGRAGRKSKEGKVVIQTYNADHPLLKKIIKQYYEGFFRVELKERHQYSYPPFTRLIKVTVKSEDQLLGEKAALQLAKGLTRRLGIKRVLGPQAPTINKIRNKYLQEVMLKFERQNFDLLKAKGILKEEIFIIETEPFFKKVQIVIDVDPL, from the coding sequence ATGCAAACTGCCATTGGGGAGATTCAAACACTTTTTGTAGACGTACTTTTACCAGTACCCATTCCGAAGTACTTTAGGTATCGTGTGCCTTCTGATATGGTAGAGATGGTACAAAAAGGTGTTCGTGTCATGGTAGAATTTGGGCGAAGAAGAATTCTTACAGGAATCATTGTAGAATCTTCGGAATTCCCTCCTTCTAGCTATCAAGCAAAATATTTACTGGATATTTTAGAAGAAACTCCGTCTGTCAATGACAAACAGTTGAAGTTTTGGAAGTGGATGGCAGATTATTACCTCTGCCATGAAGGAGATGTCTTACAAGCTGCATTACCTTCGGGCTTAAAATTGAATAGTCAATCCCGAATTCAAGTCAACCCAGACTTTGATGAAGAAGATTTAGCTGACTTATCTGACAAAGCTGTTCGTCTTTTCCGTGCAGTACGACATCAACAATCGATTCCTTACGAGCAATCAGCCGATATTCTTGAGGTCAAATCTCCATATCCTTATATCAAGGAAATGATTCAGGCTGAGGCAATCATTATTTATGAGGAAGTAAAAGAAAAATATAAGCCGAAGAAAGTCTCAAAAGTCAGACTGAATCCTACGCTATTGGAAAACGCTTCAGGTTTAGAAGAAGTTTTTACAAGTTTAGCTAAGAAACCTAAGCAAGAAGATATTCTGCTCAAATACTTAGGGCTTGTTCCTGTTTACAATGACCCGAATGTCAATGATGCGGGAGTTGACAAAAAGAAGCTGTTGGAAGAGGGGAAAGAAATGTCTCCTTCTTCACTAAAAACGTTGGTGAAAAATGGCATACTAGAAGAATTCTCGGAAGTAGTTTCCCGATTTGACGATGCTCACTTTCAGCTTTATCAAAATATGGGACATGATTTTGAGCTTTCTGAAGCCCAACAAAATGCCTATTCTCAAATTTTAGAAAGCTTCAAAACAAAAGATGCAACTGTACTTCATGGTGTAACAGGAAGTGGTAAAACAGAAATTTACATCAAATTAATCCAAGATGTAATAGAAGGAGGAGGACAAGCCTTATTCCTTTTACCCGAAATTGCATTGTCTACTCAGATGGTCGTTCGTCTGATGAAGGTTTTCGGAGATCAGTTGGGCGTTTATCACTCCAGATATTCTGATAATGAAAGAGTAGAAGTTTGGAGAGGTGTCAATGAAGGACGATTTTCTGTGATTGTCGGAGTCCGTTCGTCTATTTTTCTTCCATTCGAAGATCTTTCTCTGATTATCGTTGATGAAGAACATGAAACGTCTTACAAACAACATGAACCTGCACCAAGGTATCATGCCCGTGATATGGCACTTGTTTTAGGAAGAATGCATCAAGCCAAAGTGATTTTAGGCTCAGCAACACCTTCGGTGGAAAGTTATTACTTAGCCCAAAAAGGACAATTTGGTTTAGTAAGCTTAACAGAACGTTTTGGGAATGCGACTCTTCCAGAGATTATCATTGCAGACTTAAAAAAAGAACGTAAACAAAAGAAACTGAAAGGTGACTTCTCTAGTCGATTAGTTGATGAAGTTCGTTCAGCCATTGACAAAGAAGAGCAAGTCATTTTGTTTCAGAACCGAAGAGGATATTCTCCATTCGTGATGTGTGAAGAGTGTTCTTGGACACCTACTTGCCCTAGTTGTGCTGTGAGTCTGACATATCACATTTACAAAAATGACCTCCGATGTCATTACTGTGGCTACCGAGAGGCTACACCAAAGACTTGTGTCTCTTGTGGCTCTACCAAAATCAAAACAGTAGGAACAGGAACGCAAAAGATTGAAGAAGAAATCCAAAACTTTGTACCAGCAGCAAGGGTACAACGTATGGATCAGGATACGACTCGAAAAAAGTATGGTTATCAGCAAATCATAGAAGATTTTGAGCAAGGACATATCGATATTCTAGTCGGGACACAAATGGTCAGTAAAGGACTTGACTTTGATAATGTGACTTTGGTCGGAATCTGTAATATGGATCAAATGATGTTTTTCCCAGACTTCCGAGCGATGGAAAGAGCATTTCAGATGGCTGTACAAGTGAGTGGAAGGGCTGGACGTAAGTCTAAAGAAGGGAAAGTAGTGATTCAAACCTATAATGCTGATCATCCATTACTAAAGAAAATCATCAAGCAATATTATGAGGGGTTCTTTAGGGTTGAACTCAAGGAACGCCATCAATACAGCTATCCTCCTTTTACTCGATTGATAAAAGTTACCGTAAAATCTGAAGATCAACTTTTAGGTGAAAAAGCTGCACTCCAATTGGCTAAAGGTTTAACCCGAAGACTAGGAATTAAGCGTGTTTTAGGTCCACAAGCACCAACAATCAACAAGATAAGAAATAAGTATCTACAAGAGGTGATGCTAAAGTTTGAGCGTCAAAACTTCGATCTGTTAAAAGCAAAAGGGATTTTGAAGGAAGAAATTTTCATAATAGAAACAGAGCCATTTTTTAAGAAAGTCCAAATTGTCATAGACGTAGACCCTTTGTAA
- a CDS encoding RrF2 family transcriptional regulator gives MLSKKTVYALHALTFLARRHGDGPILISEVSDTCKIPKKFLENILLELKNIGILSSKKGKGGGYYLIKEPEDITLAKIIRMFNGPIALVPCVSLNFYEKCDSCMSENVCGLNKIMIEVRDETLKILENSSLRDVLDNDEKFL, from the coding sequence ATGTTATCAAAAAAGACAGTTTATGCACTCCATGCACTTACTTTTTTAGCAAGAAGACATGGCGATGGCCCTATATTGATTAGCGAAGTATCTGATACCTGTAAGATACCTAAGAAATTTTTAGAGAATATTCTTTTAGAACTTAAAAACATCGGAATCCTTTCAAGTAAAAAAGGGAAAGGAGGAGGCTATTATCTCATCAAAGAGCCTGAAGATATTACACTTGCAAAGATTATTCGAATGTTTAATGGTCCGATTGCGTTGGTTCCTTGTGTAAGCTTGAATTTCTATGAGAAATGCGATAGCTGCATGAGTGAAAATGTTTGTGGCTTGAATAAGATCATGATTGAAGTCAGGGACGAAACACTAAAAATCTTAGAAAATAGCTCTCTAAGAGACGTTTTGGACAATGATGAAAAGTTTTTGTAA
- a CDS encoding phosphoadenylyl-sulfate reductase, with product MTYKTDKDTLQVLKDSLKGLSPVEALAELAKLFPGKVVFSTSLGQEDQVITDMIFKNDIPVSIFTLDTGRLFQETYNLLDSVKRIYKKPIKVYFPKTESIQKLVEEKGPNSFYQSVENRKECCFIRKVEPLQRALKGNAIWVTGLRAGQSDARQDLDSLEWDEANQIIKFHPLIDWSFDEMINYLEEHQVPYNSLHDKGFPSIGCAPCTRAVREGEDIRAGRWWWETSKKECGLHLKPTK from the coding sequence ATGACTTATAAAACAGATAAAGATACTTTACAAGTACTAAAAGACAGTCTTAAAGGCTTATCCCCAGTCGAAGCATTGGCTGAGTTGGCAAAGCTATTCCCAGGTAAAGTCGTTTTTTCTACTTCGCTAGGACAAGAAGATCAAGTGATCACTGACATGATCTTCAAGAATGACATTCCTGTAAGTATCTTTACACTAGACACAGGTCGTTTGTTTCAAGAGACTTACAACCTATTAGATAGTGTAAAAAGAATTTATAAGAAGCCTATCAAGGTTTATTTCCCTAAAACTGAATCAATACAGAAGTTGGTAGAAGAAAAAGGACCAAACTCTTTCTATCAATCTGTAGAAAATAGAAAAGAATGTTGCTTTATCCGTAAAGTTGAACCTTTACAAAGAGCATTGAAAGGAAATGCTATTTGGGTCACTGGACTTAGAGCTGGTCAATCTGATGCTCGTCAGGACTTAGACTCTTTAGAATGGGATGAAGCAAATCAAATTATAAAATTCCATCCTCTTATCGATTGGTCATTTGATGAAATGATCAACTACTTGGAAGAACACCAAGTGCCTTACAACAGCCTACACGATAAAGGCTTCCCAAGTATCGGCTGTGCTCCTTGTACAAGAGCCGTACGCGAAGGCGAAGATATCAGAGCTGGAAGATGGTGGTGGGAGACTTCAAAGAAAGAATGTGGTCTACACCTTAAGCCTACGAAATAA
- a CDS encoding DUF4178 domain-containing protein, translating to MPFGFFKKKKKTDEPHFDPTNIGVMDIRKGFVFDYDLKTWEVTEEFEYDWGDDYFTYEFKIVSSDETLFLSIENDDEIECQVSKKMNFSRFDEDVEESISSKGKPPRQIIWEGEVYYRDSESSGYYRNIMDENFQPFISWDYYDDTEKKVLIIEQWGEDEFEASVGKVVSPSEISNILPIS from the coding sequence ATGCCTTTCGGTTTTTTTAAAAAGAAAAAGAAGACGGACGAACCTCACTTCGACCCGACCAATATTGGAGTTATGGATATCCGTAAAGGATTTGTCTTTGACTATGATTTGAAAACTTGGGAAGTAACTGAAGAGTTTGAATATGATTGGGGTGATGATTACTTCACTTACGAATTCAAAATTGTAAGTTCAGACGAAACACTCTTCTTGAGTATTGAGAATGACGATGAAATTGAATGTCAAGTAAGTAAAAAAATGAACTTCAGTCGTTTTGATGAAGACGTTGAAGAAAGCATTAGCTCTAAAGGTAAGCCTCCTCGTCAAATCATTTGGGAAGGAGAAGTTTATTACAGAGATTCAGAAAGTTCTGGTTACTATCGTAATATTATGGATGAAAACTTCCAACCATTTATTTCATGGGATTATTACGATGATACCGAAAAAAAGGTATTGATTATTGAACAATGGGGCGAAGATGAATTCGAAGCTTCTGTTGGAAAAGTCGTTTCACCATCAGAAATATCTAATATTTTACCAATTAGCTAA
- a CDS encoding polyamine aminopropyltransferase, translating to MGLNSILGRSNSLKLALFATGLSGIVAEYVLSTLATYFLGNSVLQWTLIMSFMMFAMGLGSRLSKYMERYLLERFIIVEFILSILVGFCAVLAYGASAYASFNESLSIFRLPFDGVVIYTLSILVGLLIGMEIPLVARLNDSFESLKVNISNVMEKDYYGSLIGGLFFAFIGLPILGLVYTPFVLGMVNLLVALLLYFRLKELVSPHLRPVLFGSGMVVLLMLGVGTFLAKDIIDFGEQKRYKDKVVFQTQTPYQRIVLTQWKNDHWLYLNGRLQLSSFDEFLYHEPLVHPAMQLVPNAQEVLILGGGDGCAAREVLKYSSVQNITLVDLDPEMTKLAKTNPILTELNKNSLNNPKVNVINGDAYRYMEETQSFYDVIIIDFPDPKSIELARLYSQEMYFRCYQHLRPHGSLVVQSGSPYYATKAFYCIQKTLQSAGFENVVPMHNQVLTMGEWGWMLTSKKLSTDQIKDVLQKDKLEEIDTRWLTQDGMKQITSFGRNLVDIDSANLEVNKVHNPVLAEYYNKGNWDLY from the coding sequence ATGGGCTTGAATTCAATTTTAGGTAGATCTAATTCATTGAAATTAGCACTTTTTGCCACAGGGCTTTCGGGGATTGTTGCAGAATACGTTTTGTCGACCTTAGCGACTTATTTTTTAGGTAACTCAGTATTACAGTGGACGCTCATCATGTCTTTCATGATGTTTGCGATGGGGCTAGGAAGCCGTTTAAGTAAATACATGGAACGCTACCTATTAGAACGATTTATCATTGTTGAATTTATACTTTCCATATTAGTTGGCTTCTGTGCAGTTTTAGCCTACGGAGCTTCAGCCTATGCAAGTTTCAATGAATCTCTTAGTATTTTCCGATTACCTTTTGACGGAGTTGTTATCTACACTTTAAGTATTCTAGTAGGGCTTCTCATTGGGATGGAAATCCCTCTTGTCGCACGTTTAAATGATTCATTTGAGTCTTTAAAAGTAAACATCTCCAATGTGATGGAGAAGGACTACTACGGAAGTTTGATTGGAGGATTATTCTTTGCATTTATTGGCTTACCTATTTTAGGTTTAGTCTACACTCCATTTGTACTAGGAATGGTTAACTTATTGGTAGCTTTACTTCTTTACTTCAGATTAAAAGAATTAGTAAGCCCTCATCTAAGACCTGTACTTTTTGGAAGTGGTATGGTAGTTCTGTTAATGCTAGGCGTTGGAACATTTTTAGCCAAAGATATCATTGATTTTGGTGAGCAGAAACGCTATAAAGACAAAGTAGTATTCCAAACACAAACCCCTTATCAGCGTATCGTTCTTACCCAATGGAAAAATGATCATTGGTTATACCTAAATGGACGCCTTCAGCTTAGTTCATTTGATGAGTTTCTATACCATGAACCGTTAGTTCATCCAGCTATGCAATTAGTCCCTAATGCTCAAGAAGTTCTAATTCTGGGTGGAGGTGATGGATGTGCTGCTCGTGAAGTTTTGAAATATTCTTCTGTGCAAAATATAACTTTGGTGGACCTTGATCCTGAGATGACAAAACTTGCTAAGACAAACCCTATCCTCACAGAATTAAATAAGAATTCGCTCAATAACCCCAAAGTAAATGTGATCAATGGTGATGCTTATAGGTACATGGAAGAAACGCAATCCTTCTACGATGTCATCATTATTGATTTCCCTGACCCTAAATCAATTGAGCTAGCAAGACTTTACTCTCAAGAAATGTACTTCCGCTGTTATCAGCACCTAAGACCTCATGGTAGTCTGGTCGTACAATCGGGAAGTCCTTATTACGCAACCAAAGCTTTTTACTGTATTCAGAAAACCCTCCAGTCCGCAGGTTTTGAAAATGTGGTACCAATGCACAATCAAGTACTCACAATGGGTGAATGGGGATGGATGCTTACATCTAAAAAACTTTCAACAGATCAAATAAAAGACGTTCTTCAAAAAGATAAATTAGAAGAAATTGACACAAGATGGCTAACGCAGGATGGTATGAAACAAATTACTTCATTTGGCAGAAACTTAGTTGACATAGATTCTGCTAACTTAGAAGTGAACAAAGTTCATAACCCTGTTTTGGCAGAATATTACAACAAAGGCAACTGGGATCTCTACTAA
- a CDS encoding succinate dehydrogenase cytochrome b subunit: protein MSWLTRSLSSSVGKKLLMALSGLFFILFLTGHVIGNTQLFKLDDGEAFNKYALFMTTNPAIKILSYLTYFSIILHVAYSLLLTRQNKKARGNVRYAVTNKSHKTWSSANMALLGSLILFFLITHLAMYWAKMHGFWGQMPMVEYDGVEYKDLYALVVESYKSLPMVLFYEVSMLLVGFHLWHAFASAFQTLGLNHKKYTPFIQALGKGYTVVVCGLFAAMPLFIYFVVNA from the coding sequence ATGAGTTGGCTAACTAGATCACTGAGCAGTTCAGTAGGGAAAAAGCTTTTAATGGCTCTTTCTGGATTGTTCTTCATCCTGTTCCTTACAGGACACGTTATCGGTAACACGCAATTATTCAAATTAGATGATGGCGAGGCATTCAATAAATATGCTTTGTTCATGACTACGAATCCTGCGATTAAGATTTTGTCTTATTTGACATATTTCTCAATCATCTTGCATGTTGCTTATTCATTATTGTTGACAAGACAAAACAAGAAAGCAAGAGGTAACGTACGTTACGCTGTGACAAACAAGTCTCACAAAACTTGGTCATCGGCAAACATGGCTCTTCTTGGATCATTGATTTTGTTTTTCTTGATCACGCACTTAGCAATGTATTGGGCAAAAATGCACGGCTTCTGGGGCCAAATGCCAATGGTAGAGTACGACGGTGTAGAATATAAAGATCTCTATGCTTTAGTAGTAGAATCTTATAAAAGTTTACCAATGGTTCTTTTCTATGAAGTTTCTATGCTTTTAGTTGGTTTCCACTTATGGCATGCTTTTGCTTCAGCATTCCAAACTTTAGGTTTGAACCACAAGAAATATACTCCATTCATCCAAGCTTTGGGTAAAGGGTATACAGTAGTAGTTTGCGGATTGTTCGCAGCTATGCCTCTATTCATTTATTTCGTTGTAAACGCTTAG